In Mytilus galloprovincialis chromosome 1, xbMytGall1.hap1.1, whole genome shotgun sequence, the following are encoded in one genomic region:
- the LOC143048475 gene encoding uncharacterized protein LOC143048475 — protein MVGRKEVLSLLVSTVSTTVECARSSTCMALDGSYWNSCYYGCCGNSTFNGYGTTPCCQNEDPPQYSYLLLAIGLLIPCAICLMVLRRTGERCRRPVPVGRSRGEENLRGNMPGYGGRRLMVTTIADLLMSSRDQHRDRCDSTAEIITPPAYEDVVKESNDEYLPPAYSEVLKMDSECPNPLYVMSQSHPYYHSNNQTTDGTVIQGPSSSIDNPDSSENHISISVEHISPEDTGENVISESSFDNRGFTPETSGQVDRCTPSQSSETTTDNQNST, from the exons atggtaGGAAGGAAAGAAGTATTAAGCTTACTTGTTTCGACTGTTTCAACTACAG TAGAATGTGCCAGAAGTTCAACATGTATGGCTTTAGATGGATCATACTGGAATAGTTGTTATTACGGTTGCTGCGGTAACTCAACATTTAATGGATATGGTACTACACCCTGCTGCCA AAATGAAGACCCTCCCCAGTATTCCTACTTGTTGCTAGCCATTGGATTACTGATTCCTTGTGCAATATGTTTAATGGTTTTAAGAAGAACAGGAGAGAGATGTCGACGTCCGGTTCCTGTTGGTCGATCCCGAGGCGAAGAGAACCTACGAGGCAACATGCCGGGATATGGAG GTCGAAGATTAATGGTAACGACCATAGCTGATCTGTTAATGTCTTCTCGAGACCAACATCGTGATCGATGTGATTCAACTGCGGAGATCATCACACCACCAGCATACGAAGATGTAGTTAAAGAATCTAATGATGAATATTTACCGCCAGCCTATTCTGAAGTACTTAAAATGGACTCTGAATGTCCAAATCCATTATACGTGATGTCTCAAAGTCATCCTTACTATCATTCTAATAATCAAACTACAGATGGAACAGTTATACAAGGACCATCTTCATCCATAGACAATCCAGACAGTAGTGAAAATCATATTAGTATCTCAGTAGAACATATATCGCCAGAGGACACTGGTGAAAATGTCATATCGGAAAGCTCGTTCGATAATCGTGGTTTTACACCAGAAACGTCGGGCCAAGTAGATCGATGTACGCCCAGTCAAAGCAGTGAAACAACAACAGACAATCAAAACTCAACATGA